In one Chloroflexota bacterium genomic region, the following are encoded:
- a CDS encoding GtrA family protein has translation MNHLNNPSETNHRWRGIGRFLAVGVLGTLVDLTLFAGLRACGITTVVANTISYSAGIINNFILHRRWTFADQEQRTLGTQFTQFTIVSLSALIINNLLVLSLAPSFDTLFNLASYGTLLAKICATAVGVIWNYFANTLWTFRSTSPELSRVTAPTRQRRWR, from the coding sequence ATGAACCATTTGAATAATCCATCTGAAACGAATCACCGCTGGCGCGGCATCGGACGCTTTCTTGCCGTCGGCGTGCTGGGCACGCTGGTTGATCTGACCTTGTTCGCCGGGTTACGGGCTTGCGGCATAACCACGGTCGTTGCCAACACGATCTCGTACAGCGCGGGCATCATCAACAACTTTATTCTGCACCGCCGATGGACGTTCGCCGATCAGGAACAACGCACGCTGGGAACCCAGTTTACGCAATTCACCATCGTCAGTCTGAGCGCGTTGATCATCAATAATCTCCTCGTGCTCTCGCTCGCGCCGTCGTTCGACACGCTCTTCAATCTGGCGAGCTATGGCACGCTCTTGGCTAAAATCTGCGCGACTGCGGTGGGCGTCATTTGGAATTATTTCGCGAATACGCTTTGGACGTTTCGAAGTACGTCGCCCGAATTATCGCGCGTAACCGCGCCAACTCGGCAACGACGATGGAGGTAA
- the kduD gene encoding 2-dehydro-3-deoxy-D-gluconate 5-dehydrogenase KduD — translation MILDQFKLDGKVAFVTGAAQGLGHGYAIALAQAGADIVALDISDVTETGKAITALGRRFMPVKCNLREASVADLNKIVADITAQLGRLDILINNAGIIRRAPALEYSEKDWDDVLTINLRSVFFLSQAAARQMVKQGGGKIINIASMLSFQGGILVPSYTSTKSAVAGLTRALANEWAKHNINVNAIAPGYMATENTAPLRADAARSQSILDRIPAGRWGEATDLQGIVVFLASAASDYMQGAIVPVDGGWLAR, via the coding sequence ATGATTCTCGATCAATTCAAACTCGATGGCAAGGTCGCGTTCGTCACCGGCGCGGCGCAAGGGCTGGGGCATGGATACGCGATTGCGCTCGCGCAAGCCGGCGCGGACATTGTTGCGCTCGATATTTCGGATGTGACGGAAACTGGAAAAGCGATCACGGCGCTCGGTCGGCGCTTTATGCCGGTCAAGTGCAATTTGCGCGAAGCATCCGTGGCTGACTTGAACAAAATCGTCGCCGACATCACCGCGCAGCTGGGACGACTCGATATTCTCATCAACAACGCGGGCATCATTCGCCGCGCGCCCGCGCTCGAGTACAGCGAAAAAGACTGGGACGATGTATTGACGATCAATTTGCGTTCCGTCTTTTTCCTTTCGCAAGCCGCGGCGCGGCAAATGGTCAAGCAAGGCGGCGGCAAGATCATCAACATCGCTTCGATGCTATCGTTCCAGGGCGGCATCCTCGTGCCGTCGTACACCTCGACTAAAAGCGCGGTGGCTGGGTTGACGCGCGCGCTCGCGAACGAATGGGCGAAGCACAACATCAATGTCAACGCGATTGCGCCAGGTTACATGGCGACCGAAAACACTGCGCCGCTACGCGCGGATGCCGCGCGCAGTCAATCTATTCTCGACCGCATTCCCGCCGGGCGTTGGGGCGAAGCGACTGATCTGCAAGGTATCGTCGTGTTCCTCGCGTCTGCTGCATCCGATTACATGCAAGGCGCGATTGTGCCGGTGGATGGCGGGTGGCTGGCGCGTTAA
- a CDS encoding response regulator codes for MCEHVLVAESDFATQSVLRSSLQAAGFQVLQATDGNLAWTLIQSRKPLAVLVGALLPGLGPEEIVTRMHTQGRVARIPVIVLGDQVLAEEIVHWFQLGADNYISKPFSARLVIAHLRALIRRVYEVDGSRSTCYRSQQGENI; via the coding sequence ATGTGTGAACATGTTCTCGTCGCCGAATCTGACTTTGCGACCCAATCTGTTTTGCGCTCTTCATTGCAAGCCGCCGGTTTCCAAGTGCTCCAAGCTACCGATGGCAATCTGGCTTGGACACTGATTCAATCGCGGAAGCCACTCGCAGTTTTGGTGGGCGCCCTTTTACCGGGATTGGGTCCCGAAGAAATCGTCACGCGAATGCACACGCAGGGTCGCGTCGCGCGAATTCCCGTGATCGTGCTTGGCGATCAAGTGCTCGCCGAAGAAATTGTTCACTGGTTTCAACTTGGCGCAGACAACTATATCAGCAAGCCATTCTCGGCTCGACTCGTTATCGCGCACCTGCGCGCGTTGATTCGGCGCGTGTATGAAGTTGATGGATCGCGTTCGACTTGTTACAGATCTCAGCAAGGAGAAAATATATGA
- a CDS encoding bifunctional 4-hydroxy-2-oxoglutarate aldolase/2-dehydro-3-deoxy-phosphogluconate aldolase: MAHFTRLEVLNTMVETGLVPVFYHGDLELAKKIVEACAAGGARCIEFTNRGDFAPFVFKDLSEYFAKANPKVMLGVGSIVDPYTAALYIAAGACFVVGPSFNPEVARLCNRRKIAYSPGCATATEIATAEEMGVEICKIFPGGLVGGPEFVKSILGPTPWTRIMPTGGVEATKESVTAWTKAGTAALGIGSNLITKERIAQGKWDEIAQAVSQVLSWVKEARGK, translated from the coding sequence ATGGCTCACTTTACACGACTCGAAGTCCTCAACACGATGGTCGAGACCGGACTCGTGCCGGTGTTTTACCACGGCGATCTCGAACTCGCCAAGAAAATTGTCGAGGCGTGCGCGGCGGGTGGCGCGCGTTGCATCGAGTTCACGAATCGCGGCGACTTTGCGCCGTTCGTCTTCAAAGACCTGAGCGAATATTTCGCCAAGGCGAATCCGAAAGTGATGCTGGGTGTCGGCTCGATTGTGGACCCGTACACCGCGGCGCTCTACATCGCGGCGGGCGCGTGCTTTGTCGTCGGACCCTCGTTCAACCCAGAGGTTGCGCGGTTGTGCAATCGCCGTAAGATCGCGTACAGTCCTGGGTGCGCGACCGCGACCGAAATCGCCACCGCCGAAGAGATGGGCGTCGAGATTTGCAAAATTTTCCCCGGCGGCTTGGTCGGCGGACCGGAATTCGTTAAATCCATTCTCGGACCGACACCCTGGACGCGCATCATGCCAACGGGTGGCGTCGAAGCGACGAAAGAAAGCGTGACCGCGTGGACGAAAGCGGGAACTGCCGCGCTCGGCATCGGCTCGAATCTCATCACCAAGGAACGCATCGCGCAAGGCAAGTGGGACGAAATCGCACAAGCGGTGTCGCAAGTGTTGAGCTGGGTCAAAGAAGCGCGGGGCAAGTAA
- a CDS encoding ABC transporter permease, with protein MNFIESMRIALRSISANKLRAGLTMLGIIIGVMAVIAMLSIGRGAQTAITDQITSIGTNLLYVRPGSTQSSGVRTAEGSATTLTKEDATALEELPYIVGVAPQVESFGQMAYLGNNTNARVLGITPEYLDAMNTKLASGEFVSSSNVTANAAVVVLGAGVATALFDTEDPVGQTIRISGQNFRVIGVMEAKGGTGFMNADSQVYVPITTAMTRLSRPGQFRGSNTVSVINVKITDMAMQETVIQEISEVLRERHHIQFTDDFNITSQQDILNTANQVTGTLTIFLGGVAAISLIVGGIGIMNIMLVSVTERTREIGIRKAIGARKVDIMTQFLTEAIILSLSGGLIGVMLGALIARLISGMSVGTTTLNTVVDPDSVLLAVLFSAGVGLFFGSYPANRAASLHPIEALRYE; from the coding sequence ATGAACTTTATTGAAAGTATGCGAATTGCATTACGCAGTATCAGCGCGAATAAATTACGCGCCGGGTTGACGATGCTCGGCATCATCATCGGCGTGATGGCAGTCATCGCGATGTTATCTATCGGACGCGGCGCGCAGACCGCGATCACCGATCAAATCACGAGCATCGGCACGAACTTGCTCTACGTCCGACCTGGGTCAACCCAGAGTAGCGGCGTGCGCACCGCCGAAGGGTCGGCGACGACATTGACGAAAGAAGACGCGACCGCATTGGAAGAATTGCCGTACATCGTCGGCGTCGCGCCCCAGGTCGAAAGTTTCGGACAGATGGCGTACCTCGGCAACAACACGAACGCGCGCGTGCTCGGCATCACGCCGGAATATCTCGACGCGATGAACACCAAATTGGCAAGCGGCGAGTTCGTCTCGTCGTCCAACGTCACCGCAAATGCGGCGGTCGTCGTCCTGGGCGCGGGTGTGGCGACCGCGCTGTTCGACACCGAAGACCCCGTCGGTCAAACGATTCGCATCAGCGGACAAAACTTTCGCGTGATTGGCGTGATGGAAGCGAAAGGCGGCACCGGATTTATGAACGCCGATTCGCAAGTGTACGTGCCCATCACCACCGCGATGACCCGTCTCTCGCGCCCAGGGCAATTTCGCGGGAGCAATACGGTCTCGGTCATCAACGTCAAGATCACCGATATGGCAATGCAGGAAACGGTGATTCAAGAGATCAGCGAAGTATTGCGCGAACGACATCACATTCAGTTCACCGACGACTTTAATATCACGAGTCAGCAAGATATTTTGAACACGGCGAATCAAGTGACCGGCACGTTGACGATTTTTCTCGGCGGCGTCGCGGCGATTTCACTCATCGTCGGCGGCATCGGGATCATGAACATCATGCTCGTTTCGGTGACGGAACGCACGCGCGAGATCGGCATTCGCAAAGCGATCGGCGCGCGCAAGGTTGACATCATGACCCAGTTCTTGACCGAGGCGATCATCCTGAGTCTATCCGGCGGCTTGATCGGCGTGATGCTGGGCGCGCTCATCGCACGATTGATTTCGGGAATGAGCGTGGGCACGACCACACTGAACACGGTCGTTGATCCAGACTCGGTGTTGCTCGCGGTGTTGTTCTCGGCGGGTGTTGGATTGTTCTTTGGCAGTTACCCAGCGAACCGCGCGGCAAGTCTGCATCCGATAGAGGCATTGCGGTACGAATAA
- a CDS encoding sugar kinase: protein MAQVINYKQIKPANACKYDGVSLGEVMLRFDPFDVPTARARVTRLFQGGGETNVSCGMAYTFGLRAAVITALVDDDLGKNIRNQLRESGVDTSKIIWFTTKNDGSRFSTDQKGTLMNGINFTFIGKGVIPSDTLYYRAHTPVRELREGDVDWDALFGKEGVRVFSTGGIYTLISPTSSGLAIQGVQKANEYGTFVAADLNYRSKVEPSKQRAREINQKITPYLGFLVGNDSDLHDALGYETKVSGEAPYQEWIAAYQETVRRVAKDYSNLSLIGTQWRGATNADMVSWGAVLYDVANDKMYQAVLREDVPIADRTGGGDSFASGVISALLKGKDLETAVQWGAAHGILVQETPGDTTLIEQKLVEAEVKRASSKGGVRATR from the coding sequence ATGGCTCAAGTGATCAACTACAAACAAATCAAACCGGCGAACGCGTGCAAGTACGACGGCGTGTCGCTCGGCGAAGTGATGTTGCGTTTCGATCCGTTCGACGTGCCGACCGCGCGCGCGCGCGTGACGCGCTTGTTTCAGGGCGGTGGCGAGACGAATGTCTCGTGCGGCATGGCGTACACGTTCGGCTTGCGCGCGGCGGTCATCACCGCGCTTGTGGACGATGATCTCGGCAAGAACATTCGCAATCAATTGCGCGAGTCCGGCGTGGACACGTCGAAAATTATTTGGTTCACCACCAAGAATGATGGCTCACGTTTCTCGACCGATCAAAAAGGCACGCTGATGAACGGCATCAATTTCACGTTCATCGGCAAGGGCGTCATTCCATCGGACACGCTGTACTATCGCGCGCACACGCCGGTGCGCGAACTGCGCGAAGGCGATGTGGACTGGGACGCGTTGTTCGGCAAAGAAGGTGTGCGCGTGTTTAGCACGGGCGGCATCTACACCTTGATTTCGCCGACCTCATCCGGGCTGGCGATTCAAGGTGTGCAAAAGGCGAACGAGTACGGCACGTTCGTCGCGGCGGATTTGAATTATCGTTCCAAGGTCGAGCCGAGCAAACAACGCGCGCGCGAGATCAATCAAAAGATCACGCCGTACCTGGGATTTCTCGTCGGCAACGACAGCGATTTGCACGACGCGCTGGGCTACGAAACCAAGGTGAGCGGCGAAGCGCCGTACCAGGAATGGATCGCGGCGTATCAAGAAACGGTGCGCCGCGTCGCGAAGGATTATTCGAACTTGTCGCTCATCGGTACGCAGTGGCGCGGTGCGACGAACGCGGACATGGTTAGCTGGGGCGCGGTGCTCTATGATGTCGCCAACGACAAAATGTACCAAGCCGTTTTGCGCGAGGACGTGCCGATTGCCGACCGCACCGGCGGCGGCGACTCGTTCGCATCGGGTGTCATCTCGGCGTTGCTCAAGGGCAAAGACCTGGAGACCGCGGTGCAGTGGGGCGCGGCGCACGGCATCCTCGTGCAAGAGACGCCGGGCGATACGACGCTGATCGAACAGAAACTCGTCGAAGCCGAAGTCAAACGCGCATCGTCGAAAGGTGGCGTGCGCGCGACGCGATAG
- a CDS encoding glycosyltransferase family 39 protein — protein sequence MSTLISQAMTTETVTAKTSRWSRARAFEWIALAAIIALAAALRLANLSALGDANHYYTAAVEAMSQSWHNFFFAAAEPGGAVSVDKPPVGLWFQVISAYFFGVNGFGVLLPQIMAGILSVFVVYRLVRKPFGVIAGLVAGLALAITPVAVATDRNNTMDSTLILTLLLAAWAFLEATQRGTRSVRYLILGSLLVGIGFNIKMLQAYLPAPAFYALYVLGSPERWWRKSANLALAVLVLLAVSLSWTIAVDLTPEDQRPYVGSSGDNSVLSLITGYNGTQRLLGLGGRGFLSGIFGGNQNSGGQNGTPGQSPTGAPQGFQPPRDGDDRQPPQGFQPTQGQNAPQGGPGGPGGGGGMFNTGQPGAWRLFTTPLSKETSWLLPFGLFSGLLLIFRARVRLPIAPKHQAVVLWGGWLVTAGIFFSVAGFFHEYYLAMLAPALAALVGIGAAELWQLRAKHAWLALGLFIVAASGTLYVQITTANAYVKNAWWLPLVIALGAVGIALWIPGFARRFKFAAPAGLACLLAAMLLTPGIWSGLTTFYSSGNQSLPAAYDGRSSGPPNQGGAQTNQTLLSYLQANTQGIKYLLAVPSSMQGADYVLATGRPVLYLGGFNGQDKVVTSEELTQMVANNELRFIYYDTRGGGGGPGGNQSEISSWVSRACTLVGFDTASSNFGAPDGTGATNNTTQSFRDGGPSGMQVSLYDCKPK from the coding sequence ATGAGCACATTGATTTCTCAAGCGATGACAACCGAAACAGTTACGGCGAAAACATCGCGCTGGTCACGCGCGCGCGCGTTCGAGTGGATCGCGCTCGCGGCGATCATCGCGCTCGCGGCGGCGTTGCGCTTGGCAAACCTGAGCGCGCTCGGCGACGCGAATCATTACTACACCGCGGCAGTCGAGGCGATGTCGCAATCGTGGCACAACTTTTTCTTCGCCGCCGCCGAACCGGGCGGCGCGGTCAGCGTGGACAAACCGCCGGTCGGATTATGGTTCCAAGTTATCTCGGCGTATTTTTTCGGCGTGAACGGTTTTGGCGTACTCTTGCCGCAAATCATGGCGGGGATTCTTTCCGTGTTCGTGGTTTATCGTCTCGTCCGCAAGCCATTCGGCGTGATTGCCGGACTCGTCGCGGGCTTGGCGCTCGCGATCACGCCGGTCGCCGTCGCAACCGATCGCAACAACACGATGGACAGCACGCTGATCCTGACGCTATTGCTCGCGGCGTGGGCGTTCCTCGAAGCGACGCAGCGCGGCACGCGAAGCGTGCGCTACTTGATCCTGGGTTCGCTTTTGGTCGGCATCGGGTTCAATATCAAAATGCTCCAAGCGTATTTGCCGGCGCCGGCGTTTTACGCGTTGTACGTCCTAGGTTCACCCGAACGTTGGTGGCGCAAATCGGCGAATCTCGCGTTAGCCGTGCTCGTGTTGTTAGCCGTGTCACTTTCGTGGACAATCGCCGTTGACCTCACACCAGAAGATCAACGACCGTACGTCGGCAGTAGCGGCGACAATTCGGTGTTGAGTCTCATTACGGGCTACAACGGAACGCAACGCTTGCTCGGCTTGGGCGGACGCGGATTCTTGAGCGGAATATTCGGCGGCAATCAAAATAGCGGCGGACAAAATGGAACGCCGGGACAATCGCCCACTGGCGCGCCGCAAGGATTTCAGCCGCCACGAGATGGCGATGATCGCCAACCGCCGCAAGGGTTTCAACCAACCCAGGGACAGAACGCACCGCAAGGTGGTCCAGGAGGACCAGGTGGTGGCGGCGGAATGTTCAACACCGGGCAACCTGGCGCATGGCGCTTGTTCACTACGCCGTTGAGCAAAGAGACGAGTTGGCTTTTGCCGTTTGGATTATTCAGCGGGCTATTGTTGATTTTCCGCGCGCGTGTACGCTTGCCCATCGCGCCGAAACACCAAGCCGTCGTGTTGTGGGGTGGCTGGCTCGTGACCGCCGGAATTTTCTTTAGCGTTGCCGGATTCTTTCACGAGTATTATCTCGCGATGCTTGCGCCCGCGCTTGCCGCGCTCGTCGGCATCGGCGCGGCGGAACTGTGGCAGCTGCGCGCGAAACACGCGTGGCTCGCACTCGGTTTGTTCATCGTCGCGGCGAGCGGTACGTTGTACGTGCAAATTACGACGGCGAACGCGTACGTCAAGAACGCGTGGTGGTTGCCGCTCGTGATCGCATTGGGCGCGGTGGGCATCGCGCTATGGATTCCTGGGTTCGCGCGCCGATTCAAATTCGCCGCGCCTGCTGGATTGGCTTGCCTCCTCGCCGCGATGTTGCTGACGCCGGGCATCTGGTCTGGACTGACAACTTTTTATTCGAGTGGAAATCAATCGTTGCCTGCCGCGTACGATGGACGCTCATCGGGTCCGCCAAACCAAGGCGGCGCGCAGACCAATCAAACTTTGCTCAGTTATCTGCAAGCGAATACCCAGGGCATCAAGTACTTGCTCGCCGTGCCCAGCTCGATGCAAGGCGCGGACTATGTGCTCGCGACCGGACGCCCAGTGCTCTATCTCGGCGGATTCAACGGACAGGATAAAGTCGTCACGAGCGAAGAGTTGACGCAGATGGTTGCAAACAATGAATTGCGTTTTATCTACTACGACACGCGTGGTGGAGGCGGCGGACCTGGCGGTAATCAATCAGAGATTTCATCCTGGGTCTCACGCGCCTGCACGCTCGTCGGCTTTGACACGGCATCGTCGAATTTCGGCGCACCCGATGGCACAGGCGCAACGAACAACACCACTCAATCATTCCGCGATGGCGGACCAAGTGGTATGCAGGTTTCACTTTACGATTGCAAACCAAAATAA
- a CDS encoding PD40 domain-containing protein, with translation MKPHFAWKGLLVSFIALVLASFAISSVAAGEPTGTSPNDPLMVPTDWSALAPNTSRWFYFDYAVESSGGGPGFGPRPGSSATRSKVDVSVAANGATDLQFALYTPTQATDWLRDQTTAPVGRGTPYRSTATGEITRDLYWSGAFNTSGRYFVVVTNNTTNTIAFHLTITGEAVTLYPIIAPTPTPTVAVPFTAATIPTGAIQGKLVFQTATGGAIYTVNGDGSNLTLIANGIDPSWSPDGKQITFARWSGAYPGLYVVNADGSNEHLVYGAQRIRSPKWSPDGKYIAFVQDKTTNERDPKWKLGVIELNKSVDGATTKNVLTEPQCSALCYALSWSTDSLTLNYADPNIGIMTTNVITGSASLVLGPQGSYYDTGANVIRPILHMPAIQSAETSPDGARIVYTQKAHDRWEVNVVNADGSNATGITQQDAIMYTFFNKVVDSVAPTWSPDGKQVLFLSNRNGKWEFFVSDADGSNMRQVLKNVTDTLSLRFDFENERVMDWSK, from the coding sequence ATGAAACCTCATTTCGCTTGGAAAGGATTGCTCGTTAGTTTCATCGCGCTCGTCCTGGCGTCGTTCGCGATTTCGTCCGTCGCGGCGGGCGAGCCAACCGGCACGAGTCCGAACGATCCATTGATGGTACCGACGGATTGGAGCGCCCTCGCGCCGAACACATCGCGGTGGTTTTACTTTGATTACGCGGTCGAGAGTTCGGGCGGCGGACCTGGGTTCGGTCCGCGACCTGGGTCAAGCGCGACGCGTTCAAAAGTGGATGTGTCCGTCGCCGCGAACGGCGCGACCGATTTGCAATTTGCGCTCTACACACCGACGCAAGCAACCGATTGGTTGCGCGATCAAACGACCGCGCCGGTTGGACGCGGCACGCCGTATCGTAGTACGGCGACCGGCGAAATCACGCGCGATTTGTACTGGTCGGGCGCGTTCAACACGTCGGGCAGGTATTTCGTTGTCGTCACGAACAACACCACGAACACTATCGCGTTTCATCTGACGATTACGGGCGAAGCCGTCACGCTTTATCCCATCATCGCGCCAACTCCGACGCCGACCGTCGCGGTGCCATTCACTGCAGCAACGATTCCGACCGGCGCGATTCAAGGCAAGCTGGTTTTTCAAACCGCGACTGGCGGCGCGATCTACACCGTGAACGGCGACGGCTCGAATCTCACGTTGATCGCCAATGGCATTGACCCATCGTGGTCGCCGGATGGCAAACAAATCACGTTCGCGCGATGGAGTGGCGCATATCCCGGTCTGTACGTCGTGAACGCCGATGGCTCGAACGAGCATCTCGTTTACGGCGCGCAACGCATTCGCTCGCCCAAGTGGAGTCCTGATGGAAAATACATCGCGTTCGTGCAAGACAAGACGACGAACGAACGCGATCCGAAATGGAAACTGGGTGTGATCGAACTGAACAAATCGGTGGATGGCGCGACGACCAAAAATGTTCTTACCGAACCGCAGTGTTCCGCACTGTGCTACGCGTTGAGTTGGAGCACGGATAGTTTGACGCTCAACTATGCTGACCCGAACATCGGGATTATGACGACGAACGTAATTACCGGTTCGGCTTCGCTCGTCCTGGGTCCCCAGGGTTCGTACTATGACACCGGCGCAAACGTCATTCGTCCGATTTTGCACATGCCCGCGATTCAATCCGCGGAGACGAGTCCCGATGGTGCGCGTATCGTTTACACGCAAAAGGCGCACGACCGCTGGGAAGTGAACGTCGTCAACGCGGATGGTAGTAATGCGACTGGCATCACGCAACAGGACGCGATCATGTACACGTTCTTCAACAAAGTTGTAGACAGCGTCGCGCCGACCTGGTCGCCGGATGGCAAACAGGTTTTGTTCCTGTCGAATCGGAATGGCAAGTGGGAATTTTTTGTGAGCGATGCGGACGGTTCGAACATGCGCCAGGTTCTGAAAAATGTCACGGACACCTTGTCCTTGCGTTTCGATTTCGAGAACGAGCGCGTGATGGATTGGAGCAAGTAG
- the iolB gene encoding 5-deoxy-glucuronate isomerase — MNYFESVPSARGLNRLPSNACQLLDMELLILNDGEKFQSASGNREICAVILGGKATFEVNGQTFANLGARPNVFSGKPYSVYIPCLANFTITAHGRVDIALPSAPSNLDTNAYVIPPERVASGVWGAANFSRNYHQILTLASQSDLPAQRLIVGETFTPSGNWSTFPPHRHEKDDLPREAYHEEMYFFKVNPGDGFGMTRYYNDELDTGYIVRDNTILMAPKGYHTVTSAPGYTTYYLWFLAGNHRVQATADDPAYAWVSKTVPMLKSLGH, encoded by the coding sequence ATGAATTATTTTGAATCTGTGCCGAGCGCCAGAGGGCTGAATCGCTTGCCGAGCAACGCGTGCCAGTTGCTCGATATGGAATTGCTCATCTTGAACGACGGCGAAAAATTCCAATCCGCGAGTGGCAACCGCGAGATTTGCGCGGTGATTCTCGGCGGCAAGGCGACGTTTGAAGTGAACGGTCAGACGTTTGCGAACCTGGGTGCGCGACCGAATGTATTTTCCGGCAAACCGTACTCGGTCTACATTCCCTGCCTGGCGAACTTTACGATCACCGCGCATGGTCGCGTCGATATCGCGTTGCCTAGCGCGCCGAGCAACCTCGATACGAACGCATACGTGATTCCGCCGGAACGCGTCGCGAGCGGAGTCTGGGGCGCGGCGAATTTTTCGCGCAACTATCATCAAATCCTCACGCTCGCCAGCCAATCCGATTTGCCGGCGCAACGCTTGATCGTCGGCGAAACGTTTACGCCGTCCGGCAATTGGAGCACGTTCCCGCCGCATCGTCACGAAAAAGACGATCTCCCGCGCGAAGCGTACCACGAAGAAATGTATTTCTTTAAGGTGAATCCCGGCGACGGCTTCGGTATGACGCGTTATTACAACGATGAACTCGACACGGGTTACATCGTGCGCGACAATACGATTTTGATGGCGCCGAAAGGATATCACACCGTCACGAGCGCGCCGGGGTACACGACGTACTATCTCTGGTTCCTCGCCGGCAATCATCGCGTTCAAGCGACGGCGGACGACCCGGCTTATGCCTGGGTCAGTAAAACCGTGCCCATGTTAAAATCGTTGGGACACTAG
- a CDS encoding ABC transporter ATP-binding protein, which produces MSAVIEINDVKKIYRMGDIQVSALDGVTFQIEQGEMVAITGPSGSGKSTLMNIIGCLDTPSSGEYFLDGTDVSKMTDDEQAGVRNKKIGFVFQQFNLLPRTPALDQVELPMVYAGAPDRKERARAALQAVGLGDRLHHRPNELSGGQQQRVAIARALVNNPSIILADEPTGNLDSKSGAEIMNVFKSLNRDQGLTVILVTHDPSIASQAPRAIRVRDGMLVQ; this is translated from the coding sequence ATGTCAGCCGTAATCGAAATCAACGATGTGAAAAAAATTTACCGTATGGGCGACATCCAGGTCTCAGCGTTGGATGGCGTCACATTCCAAATCGAGCAAGGCGAAATGGTCGCGATCACCGGACCGTCCGGCTCCGGCAAATCCACGCTGATGAACATCATCGGATGTCTCGATACGCCATCTAGCGGCGAGTACTTTCTCGATGGCACGGACGTGTCCAAGATGACGGACGACGAGCAAGCTGGCGTGCGGAACAAGAAAATCGGTTTTGTGTTTCAACAGTTCAATCTCTTGCCGCGCACGCCCGCGCTCGACCAAGTGGAATTGCCGATGGTCTACGCCGGCGCGCCGGATCGTAAAGAACGCGCGCGCGCCGCGCTCCAAGCGGTGGGGCTGGGAGATCGCCTGCATCATCGCCCGAACGAATTGTCCGGCGGACAGCAACAACGCGTCGCGATTGCGCGCGCGCTCGTCAACAATCCCAGCATCATTCTCGCCGACGAGCCGACCGGCAATCTCGATTCGAAATCGGGTGCGGAGATCATGAATGTTTTCAAATCGCTCAATCGCGACCAGGGTCTAACCGTGATTCTCGTCACGCACGATCCCAGCATCGCAAGCCAGGCGCCACGCGCGATTCGGGTGCGCGATGGAATGTTAGTGCAATAG